A genomic region of Roseateles amylovorans contains the following coding sequences:
- the mutY gene encoding A/G-specific adenine glycosylase, translating to MTDDDLHARVHSLQGDFAPLLLAWQRREGRHDLPWQNTRDPYRVWLSEIMLQQTQVTTVLGYYRNFLARFPDVAALAAAPQDEVMAAWAGLGYYSRARNLHRCAQAVVERHGGVFPSTAAELAELPGIGRSTAAAISSFCFGERAAILDGNVKRVLGRLLAFDGDLSQASQEKRLWRQAEALLPPDGADMPAYTQGLMDLGASLCATRSPQCLLCPVSALCAGRAEGEPTRYPIKTRKLKRGQRESWWLWLEHEGRIWLQQRPNEGVWGGLWTLPLFDDEDSLNRHSVALGAAAPETLPRVKHVLTHLDWILHPRRALLTADTAPPIDGVWVAREQLASYALPAPLKKLLD from the coding sequence ATGACTGACGACGACCTGCACGCCCGCGTGCATTCCCTGCAAGGCGATTTCGCACCGCTGCTGCTGGCCTGGCAGCGACGCGAAGGGCGCCATGACCTGCCGTGGCAGAACACCCGCGACCCCTACCGGGTCTGGTTGTCCGAAATCATGTTGCAGCAGACCCAGGTCACCACCGTGCTGGGCTACTACCGCAATTTCCTGGCGCGCTTTCCCGATGTCGCCGCGCTCGCGGCCGCTCCGCAGGACGAGGTGATGGCCGCCTGGGCCGGACTGGGCTATTACAGCCGTGCGCGCAATCTGCATCGGTGCGCGCAGGCGGTGGTGGAACGCCATGGCGGCGTCTTTCCGTCCACCGCCGCAGAGCTGGCGGAGCTGCCCGGCATCGGCCGATCGACCGCCGCAGCGATCTCGTCCTTCTGCTTCGGCGAACGGGCGGCGATCCTGGACGGCAACGTCAAGCGCGTGCTGGGACGGCTGCTGGCCTTCGATGGCGATCTGTCCCAGGCCTCGCAGGAAAAACGACTCTGGCGCCAGGCGGAGGCCTTGCTGCCGCCGGACGGTGCGGACATGCCGGCCTATACCCAGGGTCTGATGGATCTCGGCGCCAGCCTGTGTGCCACCCGCAGTCCGCAGTGCCTGCTGTGCCCCGTCTCGGCCTTGTGCGCCGGCCGGGCAGAGGGCGAGCCCACCCGCTATCCGATCAAGACCCGCAAGCTCAAACGCGGCCAGCGCGAGAGCTGGTGGCTGTGGCTGGAGCACGAAGGACGCATCTGGCTTCAGCAGCGACCCAACGAAGGCGTGTGGGGTGGTCTCTGGACCTTGCCGCTCTTCGATGACGAGGACAGCCTGAACCGCCACAGCGTGGCGCTCGGAGCGGCGGCTCCCGAAACGCTGCCCCGGGTGAAGCATGTGCTGACCCATCTGGACTGGATCCTTCATCCGCGACGTGCGCTGCTGACGGCCGACACTGCGCCGCCGATCGACGGCGTCTGGGTGGCGCGCGAGCAGTTGGCCAGTTATGCCTTGCCTGCGCCGCTGAAGAAGCTTCTGGACTGA
- the mutM gene encoding bifunctional DNA-formamidopyrimidine glycosylase/DNA-(apurinic or apyrimidinic site) lyase produces MPELPEVEVTRLSFASTIEGARVLDVRMGKPLRWPLGVEPARLVGRRVGATLRRGKYLWLPLQMTSGEPLPHPAAAGAASDAPSWEPAVDGGLLLHLGMSGSLAFREQPPTAGPHDHFELVTDRGVLRLTDPRRFGAVVWSEGLDVAPAAKLLAGMGLEPFDVDFHGAHLHEGFKGRRVAIKQAILAGDVVVGAGNIYACEALFMAGIDPRMAAGKISRPRAEKLARALRQVLGEALEAGGSTLRDFKDAHGVAGSFQMQARVYGREGQPCRTCGTLIRRIVQGQRSTFFCPVCQKR; encoded by the coding sequence ATGCCCGAGTTACCGGAAGTTGAAGTGACACGTCTGAGTTTTGCCTCGACCATCGAGGGGGCTCGTGTGCTGGACGTGCGAATGGGGAAACCGCTGCGTTGGCCACTGGGCGTGGAGCCCGCGCGGCTGGTGGGGCGCCGTGTCGGTGCCACGCTGCGTCGCGGCAAATACCTCTGGCTGCCGCTGCAGATGACGTCCGGCGAGCCCTTGCCCCATCCCGCTGCCGCCGGTGCGGCAAGCGACGCTCCTTCATGGGAGCCCGCGGTCGACGGCGGGCTGCTGTTGCACCTCGGCATGTCGGGCTCACTGGCCTTTCGCGAACAACCGCCGACGGCCGGGCCGCACGACCATTTCGAACTGGTCACCGATCGCGGCGTGCTGCGGCTGACCGATCCGCGGCGCTTTGGTGCGGTGGTCTGGTCGGAGGGGCTGGATGTCGCACCGGCGGCCAAGCTGCTGGCGGGCATGGGCCTGGAACCGTTCGATGTGGACTTCCACGGCGCTCACCTGCATGAGGGCTTCAAGGGCCGCCGTGTGGCCATCAAGCAGGCCATTCTGGCCGGCGATGTGGTGGTGGGCGCCGGCAACATCTATGCGTGCGAGGCGCTGTTCATGGCCGGCATCGATCCGCGCATGGCGGCCGGCAAGATCAGCCGGCCGCGGGCCGAGAAACTGGCCCGCGCCCTGCGGCAGGTGCTGGGCGAGGCGCTGGAAGCCGGCGGCAGCACGCTGCGCGATTTCAAGGATGCCCACGGCGTGGCCGGCAGCTTCCAGATGCAGGCCCGTGTCTATGGCCGCGAGGGCCAACCCTGCCGCACCTGCGGCACACTGATCCGCCGGATCGTGCAGGGGCAGCGGTCGACCTTCTTCTGTCCCGTCTGCCAAAAGCGCTGA
- a CDS encoding tetratricopeptide repeat protein — protein MSASARHPWWLSVALVLSCAAHAQSTSPAAPSAASAPEAPVAAEPAASAASAPQEIVNSDLDAPLFYQLLVGELELQNGQAGVAFQVLLDAARRSSDEELFRRVVGIALQGRAGDQALVAARAWRDTLPTSQEAHRTLVQLLALLNRPAEVAAPLRALLSMNAPEARGQLLASIPQLFQRSPEPKRVLDALEPLLRETAAKPETRFISLMVIARLAQTAGNAETALINVRTAAKEFPDRDEPLLLALELLPQRPEAEALITAELQAHPDKQSLRLAYGRALARAQRPADAAREFRILTQESPDNPGPWLALGSLELDLQHTEAAESALQRYMKLLAQQPGLQSRVDPTERDARQQGLLLLAQTAEMRGDLKTAEARLSEIDAAPGNLDIAYRRASLLARQGKLDQGRQLLQALPAEREQDQRAKVLAESQLLRDNRQWQAAYDLLGQVIERNGEDTDLLYEQSMMAEKLGRMKEMEALLQKVIRLKPQHYHAYNALGYALADRNERLEEARDLISKALTFAPGEPFIVDSMGWVEFRLGRLGEAERLLRQAYGSRPDPEIAAHLGEVLWAGGQQDEARRIFADAMKRDPRNEAIQSVLQRLQVRP, from the coding sequence ATGTCCGCCTCCGCGCGCCACCCCTGGTGGCTGTCCGTCGCCCTCGTCCTGAGCTGCGCCGCTCACGCTCAATCCACCTCGCCGGCGGCACCGTCGGCGGCCTCGGCGCCGGAAGCACCGGTCGCCGCAGAGCCGGCCGCCTCTGCAGCTTCCGCACCTCAAGAGATCGTCAACTCCGACCTGGATGCACCGCTCTTCTATCAACTGCTGGTCGGGGAACTCGAGCTCCAGAACGGCCAGGCCGGCGTCGCCTTCCAGGTACTGCTGGATGCGGCGCGTCGCAGCAGCGACGAAGAGCTCTTCCGCCGCGTGGTCGGCATCGCCCTGCAAGGCCGTGCCGGTGACCAGGCCCTGGTTGCCGCCCGCGCCTGGCGCGACACCCTGCCGACCTCCCAGGAAGCCCATCGCACGCTGGTCCAGTTGCTGGCCCTGCTGAATCGCCCCGCCGAAGTCGCTGCGCCATTGCGGGCGCTGCTGTCGATGAATGCGCCGGAAGCGCGCGGCCAGTTGCTGGCCAGCATTCCTCAGCTCTTCCAGCGTAGCCCCGAGCCCAAGCGGGTGCTGGACGCGCTGGAGCCCTTGCTGCGCGAGACCGCCGCCAAGCCGGAGACGCGGTTCATCTCCCTGATGGTGATCGCCCGACTGGCGCAGACCGCCGGCAATGCCGAGACCGCGCTGATCAATGTGCGCACTGCAGCCAAGGAATTCCCGGATCGCGATGAGCCGCTGCTGCTGGCGCTCGAGCTGCTGCCGCAACGTCCAGAGGCCGAAGCGCTCATCACTGCCGAGCTGCAGGCCCATCCCGACAAGCAGAGCCTGCGCCTGGCCTACGGTCGCGCCTTGGCGCGAGCCCAGCGCCCTGCCGATGCGGCTCGCGAGTTCCGCATCCTGACCCAGGAATCGCCGGACAACCCCGGCCCGTGGCTGGCACTGGGCTCGCTGGAGCTGGACCTGCAGCACACCGAGGCCGCCGAATCCGCACTGCAGCGCTACATGAAGCTGCTGGCCCAGCAACCGGGCCTGCAATCGCGAGTGGACCCGACCGAACGCGACGCCCGCCAGCAAGGCTTGTTGCTGCTGGCGCAGACCGCCGAGATGCGGGGTGACCTGAAGACCGCCGAAGCGCGATTGAGCGAGATCGACGCCGCGCCGGGCAACCTGGACATCGCCTATCGACGCGCCTCGCTGCTGGCACGCCAGGGCAAGCTCGACCAGGGTCGCCAGCTGCTGCAGGCCCTGCCGGCGGAACGGGAACAGGATCAGCGCGCCAAAGTGCTCGCCGAATCGCAACTGCTGCGCGACAACCGCCAGTGGCAGGCGGCCTATGACCTGTTGGGACAGGTCATCGAGCGCAACGGCGAAGACACCGATCTCCTCTACGAACAATCGATGATGGCCGAGAAGCTGGGCCGCATGAAGGAGATGGAAGCGCTGCTGCAGAAGGTCATCCGGCTCAAGCCGCAGCACTACCACGCCTACAACGCCCTCGGTTATGCGCTGGCAGATCGCAATGAGCGGCTGGAAGAGGCTCGCGACCTGATCTCCAAGGCACTCACCTTCGCACCCGGCGAGCCCTTCATCGTCGACAGCATGGGCTGGGTGGAGTTCCGCCTCGGTCGACTGGGCGAAGCCGAGCGCCTGCTGCGTCAGGCCTATGGTTCGCGGCCCGACCCCGAGATCGCGGCCCATCTGGGCGAAGTGCTGTGGGCCGGAGGCCAGCAGGACGAGGCGCGCCGCATCTTTGCCGACGCCATGAAGCGCGATCCCCGCAATGAAGCGATCCAAAGCGTGCTGCAACGCCTGCAGGTTCGCCCCTGA
- a CDS encoding outer membrane lipoprotein LolB codes for MRRRDSLAALAATAWWLSGCSSVPKVSEQESALLADAPRLTGRFGLIVPAGAGGQARGQNVTANFELLGDPRRGRLEMSTPMGSLVARVSWQPGWVSLRTPDEERQYDDVESLTQELLGQALPVQALFDWLKGRPWPQAAHRPVGEQGFEQLGWQVDLRRFNDRLISAQRLNPDGGEAIATLRLKLDDTP; via the coding sequence ATGCGTCGACGCGACTCCCTGGCGGCACTCGCCGCCACCGCTTGGTGGCTGAGCGGCTGCAGCAGCGTGCCCAAGGTCAGCGAACAGGAAAGCGCGCTGCTCGCCGATGCGCCGCGCCTGACCGGGCGCTTCGGTCTCATCGTGCCGGCGGGCGCAGGCGGGCAGGCGCGCGGTCAGAACGTCACCGCCAACTTCGAGCTGCTGGGCGATCCGCGACGCGGCCGTCTGGAGATGAGCACGCCCATGGGCAGCCTGGTCGCCCGAGTCTCGTGGCAGCCGGGGTGGGTGTCGCTGCGCACGCCCGACGAGGAGCGCCAGTACGACGACGTCGAATCCCTCACCCAGGAACTGCTGGGCCAGGCGCTGCCGGTGCAAGCGCTGTTCGACTGGCTCAAGGGCCGCCCCTGGCCGCAGGCCGCGCATCGGCCCGTGGGTGAGCAGGGCTTCGAGCAACTCGGCTGGCAGGTGGACCTTCGGCGCTTCAACGATCGATTGATCTCGGCCCAGCGCCTGAATCCCGACGGTGGCGAGGCCATCGCCACCCTGCGGCTCAAGCTCGACGACACGCCGTAG
- a CDS encoding ribose-phosphate pyrophosphokinase, with product MLLNTVLFTGNANPSLSKEIATHLGLELGKAVVGRFSDGEVTVEIQQNVRARDVFVIQPTCAPTNENLMELLIMVDALKRASARRITAVIPYFGYARQDRRPRSTRVPISAKVVANLLETVGVERVLTMDLHADQIQGFFDIPVDNIYASPVLLSDLKSRNYTDLVVVSPDVGGVVRARALAKQLGCDLAIIDKRRPAANVSEVMHVIGEIDGRNCVIMDDMIDTAGTLVKAAEVLKDRGAKRVFAYCTHPILSGPAIERIAGSQLDEVVISNTIPLSEAAKACGKIRQLSVAFLFAETIRRISDGESVTSLFSEQNMNF from the coding sequence GTGCTGCTCAATACCGTCCTCTTCACGGGTAACGCTAACCCGTCGCTCTCCAAAGAAATCGCCACGCATCTGGGCCTCGAGCTCGGCAAGGCCGTGGTGGGACGTTTCTCTGACGGCGAAGTCACTGTCGAGATCCAGCAAAACGTTCGCGCTCGCGACGTTTTCGTGATCCAGCCGACCTGTGCGCCGACCAACGAGAACCTGATGGAGCTGCTCATCATGGTCGATGCGCTCAAGCGCGCCAGCGCGCGCCGCATCACCGCCGTGATTCCCTACTTCGGGTATGCACGCCAGGACCGTCGTCCTCGCAGCACCCGCGTGCCCATCTCGGCCAAGGTCGTGGCCAACCTGCTGGAAACCGTCGGCGTCGAGCGCGTGCTCACGATGGACCTGCACGCCGACCAGATCCAGGGCTTCTTCGACATTCCCGTCGACAACATCTACGCCTCCCCCGTCCTGCTGTCCGACCTCAAGTCGCGCAACTACACCGACCTGGTGGTGGTGAGCCCCGACGTCGGCGGCGTGGTCCGTGCCCGCGCACTGGCCAAGCAACTGGGCTGCGACCTCGCGATCATCGACAAGCGCCGCCCTGCGGCCAACGTCAGCGAAGTCATGCACGTCATCGGCGAGATCGATGGCCGCAACTGCGTGATCATGGACGACATGATCGACACCGCCGGCACGCTGGTGAAGGCGGCCGAAGTCCTGAAGGACCGCGGCGCCAAGCGCGTTTTCGCCTACTGCACCCATCCGATCCTCTCCGGCCCCGCCATCGAGCGCATTGCCGGATCGCAGCTCGATGAGGTCGTGATCAGCAACACCATTCCGCTGTCGGAAGCCGCCAAGGCCTGCGGCAAGATCCGTCAGCTGTCGGTGGCCTTCCTGTTCGCCGAGACGATCCGTCGCATCTCGGACGGCGAGTCGGTCACCTCGCTGTTCAGCGAACAGAACATGAACTTCTGA
- a CDS encoding 50S ribosomal protein L25/general stress protein Ctc yields the protein MKFVAFERKLQGTGASRRLRNAGKVPGIVYGAGEPASIELDHNALFHAMKKEAFHSSILDMELNGTNTQVLLRDYQMHPYKQQVLHVDFQRVDATTKITKKVPLHFVGEAESPAVKTDKGTVNHVITQVEITCLAQQLPEFIEVDLSNLTMGHSVHVNDLKVADHIKIVTHGKPNPVVATPVPAAVEEIIVAAAPAPDAGKKKKK from the coding sequence ATGAAATTCGTCGCTTTTGAGCGCAAGCTGCAGGGGACCGGAGCGAGCCGCCGCCTGCGTAACGCTGGCAAGGTGCCCGGTATCGTTTACGGTGCCGGCGAGCCCGCCAGCATCGAGCTGGATCACAACGCGCTGTTCCACGCCATGAAGAAGGAAGCTTTCCACAGCTCGATTCTGGACATGGAACTGAACGGCACCAACACGCAAGTGCTGCTGCGTGACTACCAGATGCACCCGTACAAGCAGCAAGTGCTGCACGTGGACTTCCAGCGCGTGGACGCCACCACCAAGATCACCAAGAAGGTGCCGCTGCACTTCGTCGGTGAAGCCGAGTCGCCGGCCGTCAAGACCGACAAGGGCACCGTCAACCACGTGATCACCCAAGTGGAAATCACCTGCCTGGCCCAACAGCTGCCCGAGTTCATCGAAGTGGACCTGAGCAACCTGACCATGGGTCACTCGGTGCATGTGAACGACCTGAAGGTGGCCGATCACATCAAGATCGTCACCCATGGCAAGCCGAACCCGGTGGTCGCCACCCCGGTGCCGGCCGCTGTGGAAGAGATCATCGTCGCCGCCGCTCCGGCGCCCGACGCTGGCAAGAAGAAGAAGAAGTAA
- a CDS encoding TonB-dependent receptor plug domain-containing protein, which translates to MISPVSRIRPRARSLLVHTPSALASAVLTTSLFLGTGSIALAAISSEATGTRPLGQLDEVTVTGTRSPMRLADVLGDLTVLNRADIERQGYGNVADLLRNRAGVEMTRNGGPGTNTSLFVRGAESRHTIVLIDGVRVESQSTGGADWQNLPLSQIERVEVLKGPASALYGSDAIGGVVQIFTRKGSGRTQLDMGVGAGNLGQVKADIGVSGGDRRFDYAASLSGDRGTGFNGFTNAKSTSYQPDKDGWRNYSASLRLGGQIAAGHRLEVVGLKSRTDSGYDAGKNADDRTLTTSEAARAGWSGQWSPALSTQLDVAESRQTLETKPSSPYLSKTRIRTATLQGFYKLDERHQINALVERREDRLDNTALVPAGSDERHDDAIGLSYLLSAGAFSLQAHGRHDDDSDFGRINTGTLAAGYRLGAGWRVTAAAGNAFRAPTLYQMGSVYGPNLSLPGVAPLRAERGHNREIGLAWEQGDLNAAITTYHNRVSDLIAFGAAGTCRSTVGCYGNVARATLQGTSLKAGAQLGPVGLSGQLDFSDPTDDSTGKTLQRRAKRFGSVRADFQPTPLPDWAFGATWQGSGSRWDNAANTTRLGGYGLWNLDARYSIAKDWRLQLNVDNLFDRRYMTANNYAQAPRTWFVMLRYSPSL; encoded by the coding sequence ATGATCTCCCCTGTCTCGCGCATCCGGCCTCGCGCCCGATCGCTGCTCGTCCACACGCCGTCGGCGCTGGCCTCGGCCGTCCTGACCACCTCGCTCTTCCTTGGCACCGGGTCGATCGCCCTGGCCGCCATCTCGTCGGAGGCCACCGGCACACGCCCGCTGGGCCAGCTGGATGAGGTCACCGTCACCGGCACCCGCAGCCCGATGCGTCTGGCCGACGTGCTGGGCGACCTCACGGTCCTCAACCGCGCGGACATCGAACGCCAGGGCTACGGCAATGTCGCCGACCTGCTGCGCAACCGTGCGGGCGTGGAGATGACCCGCAACGGTGGTCCCGGCACCAACACCTCGCTGTTCGTGCGGGGCGCGGAATCCCGCCACACCATCGTGCTGATCGACGGCGTGCGCGTGGAGTCGCAATCCACCGGCGGCGCCGACTGGCAGAACCTGCCGCTCTCGCAGATCGAGCGCGTGGAAGTGCTCAAGGGCCCGGCCAGCGCGCTCTACGGCTCCGACGCCATCGGCGGCGTGGTGCAGATCTTCACCCGCAAGGGCAGCGGCCGCACCCAGTTGGACATGGGCGTGGGCGCCGGCAACCTGGGTCAGGTGAAGGCCGACATCGGGGTCTCCGGTGGCGACCGCCGCTTCGATTACGCGGCCTCGCTCAGCGGCGATCGAGGCACCGGCTTCAACGGCTTCACCAATGCCAAGAGCACCAGCTACCAACCGGACAAGGACGGCTGGCGCAACTACAGCGCCAGCCTGCGCCTGGGCGGTCAGATCGCGGCCGGGCATCGGCTGGAAGTGGTCGGCCTGAAGAGCCGCACCGACAGCGGCTACGACGCCGGCAAGAACGCCGACGACCGCACCCTGACCACCAGCGAAGCCGCACGCGCGGGCTGGAGCGGCCAGTGGTCCCCGGCGCTGTCGACCCAGCTCGATGTGGCCGAATCGCGCCAGACGCTGGAGACCAAGCCCTCGTCGCCCTATCTGAGCAAGACCCGCATCCGAACCGCGACGCTGCAGGGCTTCTACAAGCTCGACGAGCGCCACCAGATCAATGCGCTGGTCGAGCGCCGCGAAGACCGTCTGGACAACACCGCCCTGGTGCCGGCGGGCAGCGATGAGCGGCACGATGACGCCATCGGACTGAGCTACCTGCTGAGCGCGGGCGCCTTCAGCCTGCAGGCCCATGGCCGGCATGACGACGACAGCGACTTCGGCCGCATCAACACCGGCACGCTGGCCGCAGGCTACCGGCTGGGTGCCGGATGGCGCGTCACCGCCGCTGCCGGCAACGCCTTCCGTGCGCCGACGCTCTATCAGATGGGCAGCGTCTACGGCCCGAACCTGAGCCTGCCCGGTGTGGCGCCGTTGCGCGCTGAGCGCGGCCACAACCGGGAGATCGGACTGGCCTGGGAACAGGGCGACTTGAATGCCGCCATCACCACCTATCACAACCGCGTCAGCGACCTGATCGCCTTCGGCGCGGCGGGCACCTGTCGGTCGACCGTCGGCTGCTACGGCAACGTCGCGCGCGCCACGCTGCAAGGCACCAGCTTGAAAGCAGGCGCCCAACTGGGACCGGTGGGCCTGAGCGGGCAGTTGGACTTCAGCGATCCCACCGACGACAGCACCGGCAAAACCCTGCAGCGGCGCGCGAAACGGTTCGGTAGCGTGCGCGCTGATTTCCAGCCAACCCCGCTGCCGGACTGGGCCTTTGGCGCCACCTGGCAGGGTTCCGGCTCGCGGTGGGACAACGCGGCCAACACCACCCGCCTGGGCGGCTACGGATTGTGGAATCTCGACGCCCGCTACAGCATCGCCAAGGACTGGCGGCTGCAGCTGAATGTCGACAACCTGTTCGACCGCCGCTACATGACCGCCAACAACTATGCGCAGGCACCGCGGACCTGGTTCGTGATGTTGCGCTATTCACCGTCGCTCTGA
- the cobU gene encoding bifunctional adenosylcobinamide kinase/adenosylcobinamide-phosphate guanylyltransferase, with product MAAHHLIVGGQRSGKSRQAERLAQRWMAGGSRRVAVIATAQAHDDEMRERIARHRADRPAGFDTVEAPLQLSEALQRSASPDRLLVVDCLTLWLTNWLMPMHGEPRWDDWRGECADLQRLLPTLASPVVFVSNEVGWGVMPMGREVRAYVDELGRLNQLVARQCAQLTLMVAGQPWTRPVQDLDALAEATGDGQTPTHPTTLRPRHGDALENDA from the coding sequence ATGGCTGCGCATCACCTCATCGTCGGCGGTCAACGCAGTGGCAAGTCGCGCCAGGCCGAGCGACTGGCGCAGCGCTGGATGGCCGGCGGATCGCGTCGCGTGGCGGTCATTGCCACCGCCCAGGCGCATGACGACGAAATGCGCGAGCGCATCGCCCGTCACCGCGCAGACCGTCCGGCGGGATTCGACACCGTCGAAGCGCCGCTGCAGTTGTCCGAGGCCCTGCAGCGCAGCGCCTCGCCCGACCGCCTGCTGGTGGTGGATTGCCTCACCTTGTGGCTGACCAACTGGCTGATGCCGATGCATGGCGAGCCCCGCTGGGACGACTGGCGCGGCGAATGCGCCGACCTGCAGCGGCTGCTGCCTACGCTGGCGTCGCCGGTGGTGTTCGTCTCCAACGAGGTCGGCTGGGGCGTGATGCCGATGGGGCGCGAAGTGCGCGCCTATGTGGACGAACTGGGCCGGCTCAACCAATTGGTGGCCCGCCAGTGCGCCCAGTTGACGCTGATGGTCGCGGGACAGCCCTGGACCCGGCCGGTGCAGGACCTGGACGCGCTGGCCGAAGCGACGGGTGACGGGCAAACACCGACCCATCCCACGACGCTGCGCCCTCGCCATGGCGACGCACTGGAAAACGACGCATGA
- a CDS encoding ABC transporter substrate-binding protein, whose amino-acid sequence MPPTGLRALARSIAAPVAAAWVALLALSTFNAAHAAPISVKDDRGHTITLADTPRRIVSLLPSLTETVCDLGDCDKLVGVDRFSNFPARVQTLPKLGGLDDTAIEMLIALKPDVVLLGISARVIDRLESLGIQVIALEPKSLNDVQRVLGKVGQVLNRQDEARRLWNRIDGHITQSAASLPAAARGLSVYYEVDAGPYGAGSTSFIGEILTRLGAKNILPPALGPFPKLNPETIVRADPQVIMVGQRNAAGLPQRPGWQAIRAVREQKICVWAPAESDVLVRPGPRMSEAAALMARCLRDAAAGPVTWPTAPFNAPAGGMR is encoded by the coding sequence ATGCCGCCCACCGGCCTGCGGGCCCTCGCCCGATCGATCGCCGCCCCGGTGGCGGCCGCCTGGGTCGCGCTCCTGGCGCTGTCGACCTTCAACGCCGCCCACGCGGCCCCGATCTCGGTCAAGGACGATCGCGGCCACACCATCACCCTGGCCGACACGCCCCGGCGCATCGTCAGCCTGCTGCCCTCGCTGACCGAGACCGTCTGCGACCTCGGCGACTGCGACAAGCTGGTCGGCGTGGACCGGTTCTCCAACTTCCCGGCGCGGGTGCAGACCCTTCCCAAGCTGGGCGGACTGGATGACACCGCCATCGAGATGCTGATCGCGCTGAAGCCCGATGTGGTGCTGCTCGGGATCTCGGCCCGGGTCATCGACCGGCTGGAATCGCTGGGCATCCAGGTCATCGCCCTGGAGCCCAAGAGCCTGAACGATGTGCAGCGGGTGCTGGGCAAGGTCGGTCAGGTGCTCAACCGCCAGGACGAGGCACGCCGCCTCTGGAACCGCATCGACGGCCACATCACCCAAAGCGCCGCCTCCCTGCCTGCGGCCGCCCGCGGGCTGAGCGTCTATTACGAGGTCGATGCCGGGCCGTACGGCGCGGGCAGCACCTCCTTCATCGGCGAGATCCTGACGCGGCTGGGCGCGAAAAACATCCTGCCGCCGGCGCTGGGGCCCTTCCCCAAGCTCAATCCGGAAACCATCGTGCGCGCCGACCCGCAGGTCATCATGGTGGGCCAGCGCAATGCCGCCGGCCTGCCACAACGGCCCGGCTGGCAGGCGATCCGCGCGGTGCGGGAGCAGAAGATCTGCGTCTGGGCGCCCGCCGAATCGGATGTGCTGGTGCGCCCCGGCCCGCGCATGTCGGAAGCCGCCGCCCTGATGGCGCGTTGCCTGCGCGATGCGGCCGCCGGTCCGGTCACCTGGCCGACCGCGCCGTTCAACGCGCCGGCTGGAGGCATGCGCTGA